TCAAGGGCCTCATCGACGATGTCAGCGTGCATGCCGCCGACTTGTCGTCGGCATCCGTCGTGAACGAATACTGCGCGGTGCAAACCCTCTCGGAAACGAATCCCTTGCCTCTGATTTGCAATCCCTGATAGCTGTTAACTAGTAGCAACATTTTTTAGCTGCTTCCGATAGTTACCGCGAGGAGGTTGCCATGATTCGGACAATGGCACTCAGCCATGCCTTAGGGGCGATGGCCTTGACCGCATGTTCATTCGAGCACGGCATCTTATCGTCGTGGGATGCCAGCGTCCCGGACGGACCCGCGTCGGCTCCAGGGCCTTCGATCCTGCGTCCGGCCATGGGCCAGGTCCTGCCGCCAACGCGCGCCTTTTGCCTTTGGCAGGACGCGGAAGCGGCCGCGGGACGCCCCGTCAAGGACTACGAGACCTGCTCGACGACGGCGGGAATGGACTCGATCGACTCGGCCTCCGAATGCCCCGGTAGCCTGACGGTCTCGATCCCGCATCGGATCATCGACCCCCTTACGGCCGGAACCTCTTATCTCTGGAAGGTCCGCGCCCGCTTCGACGACGGCCAGGTCTCCGAATGGAGCGCCATCCAGACCTACGCGACGGACGACTCCCTCATCGCCTGGTGGCGATTCAACGGGAACGCCTCCGATTCCGGCACGATGGGGATCAACGGCGCCCTGCGCAACGGGGCCGGCTTTGCCCCCGGCCTCGACGCCCAGTCGCTTCAGGTTGACGGCAGCAACGATTACGCCGACATGGGGAACGCCGCCGCCCTCCATCTTCCGGGCCCCCTCACCATTTCGGCCTGGGTCAACGGCGACGGGCTTCCCTCGACCTCCGACACCGGCATTCTGAACCTCGGCACCCTCAACTACGCCCTGACCTACCACACCGACGGGGCCGTCTATTATTACATCGGAGATGGCGGCAACAACTTATCCGCGCCCATGAGCCCCAACGCCTGGCATCAGGCCGTGGGGGTTTTTGACGGTACGACCAATGCGGGCGGCATGAAGCTCTACCTTGATAATGCCTTGGTCGGGACCCGGGCCTCGGGCCTAGCCACGACCGGCGCGACGGGGGCCCTGTGGATCGGCCGATATGACATGAGCTACTTTCGAGGACTGATCGACAACGTGACCATCTACAACCGGGCACTCACCGACGCGGATGTCCTGAACGAATATTGCGCCGCCCAGGCCGCCGGGGGAGTTGATCCCTTGCCCGCGTCGTGCCAACCCTAAGGGATGTCCCAGGCCGCCGCCGCCTTCCGGCACCGCGATTTTCGGTTTTATCTTTCCGCCCGGTTCTTTTCCCTCATCGCCCACACGATGATGACGGTCGCCGTCTCGCAGGCGGTTTACGAGATGACGCACAATCCGCTCCACTTAGGCTACATCGGGCTGTCGCTCTTTTTGCCCAAGTTCCTGTTCACGCTGCCGGCGGGGCACGCCGCCGACCGGATCGACCGGCGCAAGATCATGATGGCGAGCCGCATCGCAACCTCCGTTCTCACGCTGGCCTTCATCCTCTATTTCCGGGCGGGCCACGCGCCCCTCTGGCTCCTCTATGTCCTGACGTTCTTTATGGGCATCGCCCAGACCTTCGACGGGCCGGCGTCCCAAGCCATCGTCACGCAGATCGTGCCGTCTCAAGACTTCGAAAACGCCGTCACGTGGAACTCTGCCAACTTTCAGACCGCCTTCATTTTGGGGCCGGCGCTCGGCGGCCTTCTGTATACCGCGTTCGGAGCGGCCGCCTGGGTCCTCTGCGTGGTGGCCGCATTCAGGGTTTTTTCCGTTTTTCTCGTCCTTCCGCTCGCGCCGCGGACCGACCATATCGAGACAT
This genomic interval from bacterium contains the following:
- a CDS encoding LamG domain-containing protein, which gives rise to MIRTMALSHALGAMALTACSFEHGILSSWDASVPDGPASAPGPSILRPAMGQVLPPTRAFCLWQDAEAAAGRPVKDYETCSTTAGMDSIDSASECPGSLTVSIPHRIIDPLTAGTSYLWKVRARFDDGQVSEWSAIQTYATDDSLIAWWRFNGNASDSGTMGINGALRNGAGFAPGLDAQSLQVDGSNDYADMGNAAALHLPGPLTISAWVNGDGLPSTSDTGILNLGTLNYALTYHTDGAVYYYIGDGGNNLSAPMSPNAWHQAVGVFDGTTNAGGMKLYLDNALVGTRASGLATTGATGALWIGRYDMSYFRGLIDNVTIYNRALTDADVLNEYCAAQAAGGVDPLPASCQP